In Aegilops tauschii subsp. strangulata cultivar AL8/78 chromosome 3, Aet v6.0, whole genome shotgun sequence, one genomic interval encodes:
- the LOC109763076 gene encoding PH, RCC1 and FYVE domains-containing protein 1, giving the protein MSDASSDLGGARAGPLPVVERDLEQAITALKKGAYLLKYGRRGKPKFCPFRLSNDESVLIWFSGKEEKHLRLSHVSRIMPGQRTAIFQRYPRPEKECQSFSLISHDRSLDIICKDKDEAEVWFAGLKTLISRSHQRKWRTGSRSDTISSAATSPRTYTRQSSPLSSPFSSSDSLHKDFNENYRFRSPYGSPPKNGLEKAFSDVALYAAPPRGFFPSDSNAASVHSMSSGQSDNTNGNSGGIPMDAFRISYSSAVSSSSHGSGYDDGDALGDVLIWGEGTGEGILGGGNSRIGSSSGAKIDCLVPKPLEFAVRLDVQNISCGGRHAALVSKQGEIYSWGEESGGRLGHGVDCDVAHPKLIDALTHMNIELVACGEYHTCAVTLSGDLYTWGDGAFKFGLLGHGNDVSQWVPKKLHGPLEGIHVSSISCGPWHTAIVTSAGQLFTFGDGSFGVLGHGDRESLSVPKEVESLKGLRTVRAACGVWHTAAVVEVMVGNSSSSNCSSGKIFTWGDGDKGRLGHGDKESRLVPTCVAALVEPNFCQVACGHSLTVALTTSGNVYTMGSAVYGQLGNPQADGMLPVRVEGKLHKNFVEEISCGAYHVAVLTSKTEVYTWGKGANGRLGHGNTDDKNTPTLVEALKDKQVRSVVCGTNFTAAVCIHKWVSGVDQSMCSGCRQPFNLRRKRHNCYNCALVFCHSCSSKKSLKASLAPNQSKPYRVCDSCYSKLTKGPGSDMYPSAKQGAVVQGFSDTVDEELETRSNAKLSRISSMESFKNMDSRYSKKNKKFEFNSTRLSPVPNGGSRSFNPVFGSSKKFLSASVPGSRIISRATSPVSRRSSPPRSITPTPTLRSLTSPGGVINGTKPTNDSQTQEVLSLKSQVDNLTRKSQHLELELERTTKQLKEAIAIAGEETAKCKAAKEVIKSLTVQLKGMAERLPGGVAKNGKLPPLPGIPIPSDISAIVTESLGSPGSSGEQEQISDDPNGLLVSNGSNSVRNKEGHPEMTNNGSVPPDAESHHEAEWVEQDEPGVYITLTALPGGARDLKRVRFSRKRFSETQAEQWWQGNRARVYQQYNVHMVDKSVAAMDRDIATH; this is encoded by the exons ATGTCGGACGCATCGTCGGATCTCGGCGGCGCCCGGGCGGGGCCGCTGCCCGTCGTCGAGCGCGACCTCGAGCAG GCTATCACTGCTCTCAAGAAAGGAGCCTACTTATTGAAATATGGGCGTAGAGGGAAGCCGAAATTTTGTCCATTTAGGCTATCCAAT GACGAGTCTGTATTGATATGGTTTTCAGGGAAAGAGGAGAAGCATCTAAGGTTGAGCCATGTGTCCCGGATAATGCCTGGCCAACGGACT GCAATATTTCAGAGGTACCCACGACCTGAGAAGGAATGCCAGTCCTTTTCTCTAATTTCGCATGACAGGTCACTGGACATT ATATGTAAAGACAAAGATGAAGCAGAAGTGTGGTTTGCTGGGCTGAAAACGTTGATTTCACGAAGTCATCAAAGAAAATGGAGAACTGGCTCAAGAAGTGATACCATTTCGTCTGCTGCAACTAGTCCAAGGACTTACACGCGACAGAGTTCTCCGTTGAGTTCTCCTTTCAGCAGCAGTGACAGTCTCCACAAG GATTTCAATGAAAACTACCGGTTCCGTAGTCCATATGGGAGTCCACCAAAGAATGGCTTGGAGAAGGCCTTTTCTGATGTTGCGTTATATGCAGCTCCCCCCAGGGGCTTCTTCCCATCAGATTCTAATGCAGCATCAGTCCACTCTATGTCTTCTGGACAATCAGATAACACAAATGGGAATTCCGGAGGTATCCCAATGGATGCTTTCCGGATCAGTTATTCAAGTGCAGTTAGCTCTTCAAGTCATGGTTCTGGTTATGATGACGGTGACGCTTTAGGTGATGTTTTAATATGGGGAGAAGGAACCGGGGAAGGAATTCTTGGTGGTGGTAACTCAAGAATTGGAAGTTCCTCAGGTGCAAAAATTGATTGTCTTGTACCTAAACCATTAGAGTTTGCTGTGCGGCTTGATGTGCAGAATATATCTTGTGGAGGAAGGCATGCTGCACTCGTCAGTAAACAAGGCGAGATCTACTCCTGGGGTGAGGAATCAGGTGGGCGGCTTGGTCATGGTGTAGATTGTGATGTGGCGCATCCGAAACTCATTGATGCTCTTACTCATATGAACATTGAGCTGGTAGCATGCGGTGAGTACCACACCTGTGCTGTTACACTATCTGGAGATCTGTATACATGGGGGGACGGCGCCTTCAAATTTGGGCTTTTGGGTCATGGTAATGATGTCAGTCAATGGGTACCAAAAAAGCTGCATGGGCCACTGGAGGGTATACATGTTTCATCAATTTCATGTGGCCCTTGGCATACAGCCATAGTAACTTCTGCTGGGCAGCTGTTCACATTTGGAGATGGCTCTTTTGGGGTTCTAGGCCATGGAGACCGTGAGAGTCTCTCAGTCCCCAAGGAAGTGGAATCTCTCAAAGGGCTTCGGACAGTGCGGGCTGCTTGTGGTGTTTGGCACACTGCTGCAGTTGTAGAAGTCATGGTTGGGAATTCAAGCTCTAGCAATTGTTCATCTGGCAAGATATTTACATGGGGCGATGGCGATAAAGGCCGTTTAGGACATGGTGATAAGGAATCAAGACTTGTGCCGACATGTGTGGCTGCTTTGGTGGAGCCCAATTTTTGTCAGGTTGCTTGCGGTCATTCCTTGACAGTGGCTCTTACAACATCAGGAAATGTGTACACAATGGGGAGTGCTGTATATGGTCAACTTGGAAATCCACAAGCAGACGGTATGCTTCCTGTACGTGTTGAAGGAAAGCTACACAAAAACTTTGTCGAGGAGATCTCCTGTGGTGCTTATCATGTAGCTGTTTTGACCTCTAAGACCGAGGTCTACACATGGGGTAAAGGTGCAAATGGTCGGTTAGGTCATGGCAATACTGATGATAAGAATACTCCTACGTTGGTTGAAGCGCTAAAAGATAAGCAAGTCAGAAGTGTTGTTTGTGGAACTAATTTCACTGCAGCAGTATGCATTCATAAATGGGTATCTGGAGTTGATCAATCAATGTGCTCAGGATGCCGTCAGCCTTTTAACTTGAGGAGAAAACGTCATAACTGCTATAATTGTGCTCTGGTATTTTGTCATTCCTGTAGCAGTAAAAAATCTCTGAAGGCTTCATTGGCACCAAATCAAAGTAAACCCTATCGTGTTTGTGATAGCTGCTACAGCAAGCTGACTAAGGGACCCGGATCAGACATGTACCCTTCAGCTAAGCAGGGAGCTGTTGTACAGGGATTCAGTGACACGGTTGATGAGGAGCTGGAAACAAGGTCAAATGCTAAATTGTCAAGAATATCTTCGATGGAATCTTTTAAGAACATGGACAGTAGATATTCAAAGAAAAACAAGAAGTTCGAATTTAACAGCACTCGCCTGTCCCCTGTTCCAAATGGCGGTTCAAGATCCTTCAATCCTGTGTTTGGATCTTCAAAAAAGTTTTTATCAGCATCTGTCCCTGGATCCAGAATTATTTCTAGGGCCACATCACCTGTTTCAAGAAGGTCAAGTCCTCCACGTTCTATAACACCAACACCTACTTTGAGGAGTCTAACTTCTCCTGGAGGTGTCATCAATGGCACCAAGCCGACAAATGATAGCCAAACTCAAGAAGTTCTAAGTTTGAAGTCCCAG GTGGACAATCTTACTAGGAAGTCTCAACATCTCGAACTTGAGTTGGAGAGAACTACCAAGCAATTGAAGGAAGCTATTGCCATTGCTGGGGAGGAAACCGCGAAGTGCAAGGCAGCGAAGGAAGTAATCAAGTCACTGACTGTACAA TTGAAGGGGATGGCCGAGAGGTTACCTGGAGGAGTAGCCAAGAACGGCAAGCTACCACCCCTTCCTGGAATTCCTATACCAAGTGACATATCAGCCATAGTTACCGAAAGTTTGGGCAGCCCAGGAAGTTCCGGGGAACAAGAACAAATTTCAGATGATCCTAACGGATTGCTTGTTTCTAATGGATCAAACTCTGTTAGGAACAAGGAAGGCCATCCAGAAATGACCAATAATGGAAGTGTACCACCCGATGCAGAATCCCACCACGAGGCCGAATGGGTAGAGCAAGACGAACCAGGTGTTTATATCACTCTCACTGCCTTGCCTGGAGGGGCCAGGGATCTCAAGCGAGTTCGGTTCAG CCGTAAGAGGTTCAGTGAGACACAGGCGGAACAATGGTGGCAGGGGAACAGGGCAAGGGTGTACCAGCAGTACAATGTTCACATGGTTGACAAATCGGTTGCCGCCATGGATCGCGATATTGCGACTCATTGA